One Pochonia chlamydosporia 170 chromosome 5, whole genome shotgun sequence DNA segment encodes these proteins:
- a CDS encoding NACHT domain-containing protein, which yields MDSEPSADPVSIFNMACTEFRSSLSKEQLDIFQEYPNAKSMLTAVQSQAQNHPSQKSTLMRCCKGVSALAERLDPFFEIVSLFVSSHPEFAAIAWGSLRLVFMLGTNHAQFLKGVCELFQAMSLKLPIYEDFIRKWTSLHSGRQPPVRLITAMAYIYADLIQFCFDICQIFSRKRSGFLSIRGSFIHSLYKTSLNPFNVRYDVLLRRWDEHQRLVELEISTCTGMEQLETAEKIDRILKKFSEKEMFEDDRHATWRNFDFINHSLQAWINSPAWLTLFEIAQRQRELDSTEWFIDHELVSQWISHKENECASPQVLWVLGKPGFGKTTLCTTLIETLQKRHHTANQQDGRVALTFFYFNKQRRDSVSSGAVWRAVLMQLFNIMPAFDPDVMDCFLLFRESSKASGQPVASDNEILAVLCLLIQRLDHLILIVDGIDECEDQMQFWRCLDVIRGGSATVSVALFSRPSVMLPGTMKSSTATLHLDSALNLDDICLFLRPRIMSILDSGLLPQLYDLDEMVDQIAQRASGMFLWALLFVEYIQSPHLSTRERRHALQNLNRLQGLDLLYDAILKSLIQKGSSARSSTVQVFELVMHSIRPLHIIELQHVIAIPLDRSLELDDLIPGFARNLGLLSGALMEIDQKGFVRFVHLSIIEYLGQAKGRSADGCDVLSEFMVDSHRSHVSLACRCLSYLYHTVTPEPLAGSSRITPDRESVVKQYPFLDYATEFWSFHALECMETVAALSEHPPDGTLVQLASSFLSSKPSVMAWIEASWVFGRPPVIRHGSRDAFLKDGPRLPLRLDAHLKAAWETAWKTLMQLSKSLDAINSSWAHVLKQEPNEIWEPSISAFNESLFWQRISGAKVVARFDAEVDPSFTSIHLKTRISSDGARLGLIRLHISQHEGACSAVLFELWSMEPNVKLNEINLRVPRSCLKPFLYSGDLGADALLHSFQCPVALTADLQRAVAPGCVVDIRLSESDSTNFCADNATQFIDFTGNAWRHGPFKFGLEDFQFKYDIQVSDTGRYLMTIHKSNGLVDVAPGTSCHLRLVTVYEDTSISTSPRASYRHVASLAFKPVYTNDMEGEWCALLHPKYPIVVIKFRSPIIDDTMKAQSTLGVYMEDGAGIWNFEAPGKRRFRYIDSCPEKLVFDYDGQFFCNERLNDWDPNTLPDVYDGHQITEKLTGDDALGQIASPGKVLDSRLPYRTNKPPVQKSRELSCHVDKSGLRSVSQLESSEGGVVLATLREDGVMEAEMVARLPQSISGDHQAILLNLADDQSPSSRVLFLDREDRPFKTYSIAAVGETKPTEQLPLVLRRAHETIPKVMSEGKYAAEGFDLEHKAKKRLSWFTGEQVAKRRHTDSKTSETETGEHREG from the exons ATGGACTCGGAGCCCAG TGCCGACCCCGTGTCAAtcttcaacatggcatgCACCGAATTCCGATCGTCCCTGTCAAAAGAGCAGCTCGACATCTTCCAGGAATaccccaacgccaaatcCATGTTAACAGCAGTCCAAAGTCAAGCGCAAAACCATCCCAGCCAAAAAAGCACCCTGATGCGATGCTGCAAAGGCGTCTCAGCACTAGCCGAACGACTGGACCCATTCTTCGAGATTGTTTCCCTGTTTGTCTCTTCGCATCCAGAGTTTGCCGCCATTGCTTGGGGTTCTCTGCGTCTCGTATTCATG CTGGGAACGAATCATGCGCAGTTTCTCAAAGGTGTGTGCGAATTATTCCAGGCTATGAGCCTGAAACTGCCCATATATGAAGACTTCATTAGAAAATGGACAAGTCTCCATTCCGGCCGCCAACCTCCTGTCCGGCTGATTACTGCAATGGCGTACATATATGCGGACCTTATTCAGTTCTGTTTCGATATATGTCAAATATTTTCTCGCAAGCGATCCG GATTTCTGTCCATCAGAGGGTCTTTCATCCACTCACTATACAAAACATCCCTGAatcccttcaatgttcggtATGACGTACTGCTCAGAAGATGGGACGAGCACCAAAGGCTCGTCGAGTTGGAGATATCTACCTGCACCGGCATGGAACAGCTGGAGACTGCGGAAAAGATAGACCGCATTCTGAAAAAGTTCTCTGAGAAGGAGATGTTTGAAGATGACCGCCATGCTACGTGGAGAAATTTCG ACTTCATCAATCATAGCCTCCAGGCGTGGATCAACTCGCCAGCGTGGCTTACTCTCTTCGAAATTGCCCAAAGACAACGAGAATTGGATAGCACTGAATGGTTTATTGACCACGAACTTGTGTCTCAGTGGATTTCGCATAAAGAGAATGAATGCGCGTCACCCCAAGTGTTATGGGTGCTAG GAAAGCCTGGTTTCGGCAAAACAACACTTTGCACAACCCTCATCGAGACCCTGCAGAAGCGTCACCACACAGCCAACCAGCAAGATGGTCGAGTCGCCCTCACCTTTTTCTACTTCAACAAGCAAAGGCGAGACAGTGTATCGAGCGGAGCAGTATGGAGAGCCGTTCTCATGCAACTCTTCAATATCATGCCCGCTTTCGACCCAGATGTCATGGATTGCTTTCTGTTGTTCCGCGAAAGTTCCAAGGCCAGCGGCCAACCTGTGGCGTCCGACAACGAGATCCTAGCCGTATTATGTCTCCTGATCCAACGGCTGGATCATCTGATCCTTATTGTGGACGGAATTGACGAATGCGAGGACCAGATGCAGTTTTGGCGCTGCTTGGATGTCATCCGGGGCGGTTCTGCCACAGTTTCGGTTGCTCTATTCAGCAGACCATCTGTGATGCTTCCGGGGACTATGAAGAGTAGTACCGCAACGCTACATCTAGACAGTGCGCTTAACCTCGACGATATTTGCCTATTTCTGCGCCCAAGAATCATGAGTATCCTTGATTCAGGTCTGCTGCCACAGCTGTACGACTTGGATGAAATGGTTGATCAGATAGCACAAAGAGCAAGTGGAATGTTTCTCTGGGCGTTACTATTTGTCGAATACATTCAATCACCTCATCTTTCCACCCGAGAACGGCGCCATGCTCTTCAAAATCTCAATCGCCTTCAGGGTCTCGACTTGCTTTACGACGCGATTCTGAAGAGCCTGATCCAGAAAGGCAGTAGTGCTCGTTCAAGCACAGTGCAGGTTTTTGAGCTTGTGATGCATTCGATTCGTCCGCTGCACATTATAGAGCTTCAACATGTTATAGCTATCCCGCTGGATAGGAGCCTTGAGCTAGATGACTTGATTCCGGGCTTCGCTCGAAACCTGGGACTCTTGTCTGGGGCGTTGATGGAAATAGATCAAAAAGGGTTTGTTCGCTTCGTGCATCTATCCATCATTGAGTACCTTGGGCAGGCGAAAGGCCGGAGTGCTGATGGTTGCGATGTATTATCCGAGTTCATGGTGGACAGCCACAGAAGTCATGTATCATTGGCTTGTCGATGTCTTTCCTATCTCTACCATACCGTGACACCTGAACCATTGGCTGGCTCTAGCCGTATAACTCCGGATCGCGAATCCGTAGTCAAGCAATATCCGTTTCTGGATTATGCGACCGAGTTTTGGAGCTTCCATGCCTTGGAATGCATGGAGACGGTCGCTGCTTTATCAGAACATCCCCCTGACGGCACACTTGTTCAACTAGCATCATCCTTCTTGTCAAGCAAACCGTCCGTCATGGCCTGGATTGAAGCGTCATGGGTGTTCGGTCGACCACCAGTCATCCGCCACGGGTCCCGTGATGCGTTCTTGAAAGACGGCCCCCGTCTACCATTACGTCTTGATGCGCATCTGAAGGCCGCTTGGGAAACTGCCTGGAAGACATTGATGCAGCTGTCAAAAAGTCTGGATGCAATCAACTCGTCCTGGGCGCACGTTCTCAAACAGGAACCCAACGAAATATGGGAGCCAAGTATATCTGCATTCAATGAATCCTTATTCTGGCAACGAATATCAGgagccaaagttgttgcgCGATTCGATGCAGAGGTCGACCCTAGCTTTACCTCTATTCATCTCAAGACGCGGATCTCAAGCGATGGTGCCCGTCTCGGTCTGATTCGACTACACATCTCACAACATGAGGGTGCTTGCAGCGCCGTCTTGTTTGAACTATGGTCAATGGAGCCGAACGTGAAGTTGAACGAGATCAATCTGAGGGTACCAAGAAGTTGCCTCAAGCCCTTTCTCTACAGCGGCGACTTAGGAGCTGACGCCCTGCTGCACTCCTTTCAATGCCCCGTGGCTCTCACGGCGGATCTTCAACGGGCTGTTGCACCCGGGTGTGTGGTCGATATTCGTCTCTCGGAAAGCGATTCGACGAACTTTTGTGCAGATAATGCTACCCAGTTCATTGACTTCACAGGAAATGCCTGGCGTCATGGGCCGTTCAAATTTGGTCTCGAAGACTTCCAATTCAAGTACGACATCCAAGTGTCAGACACGGGCCGATACTTGATGACAATACACAAATCTAACGGACTGGTCGATGTCGCCCCAGGAACCAGCTGCCATCTCAGGCTTGTCACTGTGTACGAGGACACAAGCATTTCGACGAGCCCACGCGCATCGTACCGCCACGTCGCGTCGTTGGCATTCAAGCCCGTGTATACGAACGACATGGAAGGGGAGTGGTGTGCGCTTTTACACCCCAAATACCCAATTGTTGTCATTAAATTTCGATCTCCCATAATAGACGACACAATGAAGGCGCAGTCCACTTTGGGAGTGTACATGGAAGACGGGGCAGGGATTTGGAATTTTGAAGCGCCGG GGAAACGAAGATTCAGGTATATTGACTCATGCCCCGAAAAGCTTGTCTTCGACTATGACGGCCAATTCTTTTGCAATGAGCGCCTCAACGACTGGGATCCCAACACACTCCCTGACGTTTATGACGGTCACCAAATTACAGAGAAATTGACAGGTGACGATGCTCTTGGACAGATCGCCTCCCCTGGCAAGGTACTCGATTCTCGCCTCCCGTACCGAACGAACAAGCCGCCAGTGCAAAAGTCGCGAGAATTGAGCTGCCACGTAGACAAGTCAGGATTACGTTCCGTGTCACAGCTAGAGAGTTCAGAAGGGGGCGTTGTGCTAGCGACCCTTCGCGAAGACGGTGTCATGGAAGCTGAGATGGTTGCTCGACTCCCTCAATCAATCTCGGGGGACCACCAAGCAATCCTGCTAAACTTGGCTGACGATCAAAGCCCTTCGAGTCGAGTTCTTTTCTTGGATCGGGAAGATCGGCCCTTCAAGACATACAGCATCGCTGCTGTCGGTGAGACAAAGCCGACAGAGCAACTTCCTCTGGTTCTGCGTCGAGCTCATGAAACGATACCAAAGGTGATGAGTGAAGGCAAGTATGCGGCCGAAGGGTTTGATCTTGAgcacaaggccaagaaaAGGCTGTCCTGGTTTACAGGCGAACAAGTGGCCAAAAGAAGACATACAGACAGCAAGACTTCCGAGACAGAGACAGGTGAGCACCGCGAAGGATGA